The genomic interval CCATCTTCCTGATGATCCTGGTCAACACGCCCGGTGCCGGCGCCGACGCGTTCGTGCAACTACGGCACGCGCCGTGGTTCGGCTTCACCGCCGCCGACCTGGTGTTTCCGTCGTTCCTGTTCGCGGTCGGCAACGCGATGAGCTTCGCGCTGGACCGCGGCCAGCCGCTCGGCGCGTTCCTGCGCCGGGTCGGCAAGCGCAGTGCGCTGATCTTCCTGCTCGGTTTCCTGATGTACTGGTTTCCGTTCGTGCACCAGGGCGCCGACGGCAGCTGGAGCTTCACCGCGATCGATCAGACCCGGGTGCCGGGCGTGCTGCAGCGCATCGCGCTGTGCTACGCACTGGCCGCGCTGCTGTGCCGCTGGCTGCCGCCGCGCGCGCTGCTGGCTGCCTGCGTCGCGCTGCTGCTCGGCTACTGGGCGGCGCTGTACCTGTGGGGCCAGCCGGGCGCGGAACTGAGCAAGCTCGGCAACGCCGGCACGCGCCTGGACCTGTGGTTGCTGGATCCGGCGCAGCTGTACCGCAAGGACGGCGGCTTCGATCCGGAAGGCCTGCTCGGCACGCTGCCAGCCACGGTCAACGTCATTGCCGGCTACCTCACCGGCCTGTACGTGCGGCGCGTCGGCAAGCAGGCGCGCACGGTGCGCTGGCTGCTGCTGGCCGGCGTCGCGCTGGCGCTGTTGGCCCTGGCCTGGCAGCCATGGTTCCCGCTGGCCAAGAAGCTGTGGACCGGTTCGTTCGTGCTGCTGACGGTGGGCTTGGACCTGCTGCTGCTGGGCGCGCTGCTGTGGGCGATCGAGGTGCGCCAGTGGCGGGCCGGCAGCGACTTCTTCACCGTGCTCGGGCGCAATCCATTGGCGATCTACCTGTTCTCCGAGCTGTTCGTGATCAGCCTGCGGCTGGTCCCCGCCGGCAACAGCGGATGGGACCTATACCAATGGCTGGGCATCGCGGTGTTCCAGCGGCTGTTGCCCGGACCCTGGGGCAGCCTGGCCTGCGCGCTGGCCTACACCCTGCTGTGCTGGGCGGTGGGCTGGTGGATGGACCGGCGGCGGTTGTACCTGCGGCTGTGACCCGGCGTGCACAGGCCGCGGATTGGTACTATATTGGACATAACGAATCCATACGGTCCGGAGGGAGCGCGATGACCAAGCCCAAGCCGGAGGCCGACCCCAGACTGGCGGGCCTGGCCGTGGACCCGAGCGCGCCGACCCCGCTTTACCTGCAGCTGGCCAGCAAGCTGGTCGAGGCGATCAAGGGCGGCCAGTGGAAGCCGGGCGAGGCGCTGCCGGCCGAGCGCCAGCTGTGCGAGCAACTGCAGGTGTCGCGGGTGACCCTGCGCCAGGCGGTGGACGCGCTGGTCGAACAGGGCCTGGTCTCGCGCCGGCAGGGCGCCGGCACCTTCGTCACTTCGCATATCCAGCACCAGCTCAGTGGTCTGGCCAGTTTCAGCGAAACCCTGCGCATGAAGGGCCTGGAGCCGGGAACGCGCTGGCTGGAGCGGCGCGTGCGCCCGGC from Xanthomonas sp. DAR 34887 carries:
- a CDS encoding acyltransferase family protein, whose translation is MNTASVNIPAAAPSRERFLSLDVFRGLTIFLMILVNTPGAGADAFVQLRHAPWFGFTAADLVFPSFLFAVGNAMSFALDRGQPLGAFLRRVGKRSALIFLLGFLMYWFPFVHQGADGSWSFTAIDQTRVPGVLQRIALCYALAALLCRWLPPRALLAACVALLLGYWAALYLWGQPGAELSKLGNAGTRLDLWLLDPAQLYRKDGGFDPEGLLGTLPATVNVIAGYLTGLYVRRVGKQARTVRWLLLAGVALALLALAWQPWFPLAKKLWTGSFVLLTVGLDLLLLGALLWAIEVRQWRAGSDFFTVLGRNPLAIYLFSELFVISLRLVPAGNSGWDLYQWLGIAVFQRLLPGPWGSLACALAYTLLCWAVGWWMDRRRLYLRL